The Lachnospiraceae bacterium KM106-2 nucleotide sequence AGCAACTTCTACTGAAATCCTTGAAACAGGTATTAAGGTAGTAGATCTTCTTTGTCCTTACTTAAAGGGTGGTAAGATTGGTCTTTTCGGTGGTGCCGGTGTTGGTAAGACCGTTCTTATCCAGGAACTTATCACAAACATCGCGACTGAGCATGGTGGATATTCTGTATTTACCGGTGTTGGTGAAAGAACAAGAGAAGGAAACGATCTTTATTACGAAATGATGGAATCAGGCGTTCTTGAGAAGACTACCATGGTGTTCGGACAGATGAACGAGCCACCTGGTGCCAGAATGCGTGTAGGTCTTACAGGACTTACAATGGCGGAAAACTTCCGTGATCAAGGTGGTAAAGATGTACTTTTATTCATCGATAACATTTTCCGTTTTACACAAGCTGGTTCCGAAGTATCTGCGTTACTTGGACGTATGCCTTCAGCCGTTGGTTACCAACCAACACTTCAAACTGAAATGGGTGCGCTTCAGGAACGTATCACTTCAACTAAAAATGGTTCTATTACTTCTGTTCAGGCCGTTTACGTACCTGCAGATGATTTAACAGATCCAGCTCCAGCAACAACATTCGCCCACTTGGATGCGACTACCGTTCTTTCTCGTTCTATCGTAGAATTAGGTATTTATCCAGCCGTAGATCCTCTTGAAAGTACTTCAAGAATCTTAGATCCAAGTATTGTAGGTGAAGAACATTATAAAGTAGCTCGTGGTGTTCAGGAAATTCTTCAAAGATATAAAGAATTACAAGATATCATTGCTATCTTAGGTATGGATGAACTTTCAGAAGACGAGAAGATGGTAGTTGCTCGTGCAAGAAAGATCCAGAGATTCTTATCTCAGCCTTTCCATGTTGCGGAACAGTTTACTGGTATTAAAGGTAAATATGTACCAATAAACGAAACAATCCAAGGCTTTAAGGAAATCTTAGACGGTAAACATGATGAAATCCCTGAAAGTTATTTCCTTAATGCAGGTAATATCGATGATGTTCTTGCTCGTGTGAAATAGAGTGAGGGGGATTCGATAAGATGGCAGATAATTTATTTCAATTAAAAATAATATCTCCAGATCGTATTTTTTACGATGGAGAAGTTGCTATGGTTGAAGTTAGAACGACAGAAGGAGATATGGGTATCTTAAAAGATCATATTCCTTTAACTGCCATTGTGGCTCCTGGAGTTTTAAGAATTCATGAAGAAGAAGGCATCAAAGAAGCTGCTCTTCATGATGGTTTCATTGAAGTTTTACAAGATCGTATGACAATTTTAGCAGAATCAATCGAGTGGCCAGAAGAAATCGACACCAATCGTGCAGAAGAAGCTAAGATCCGTGCGGAGAGAAGACTTCAAGGAAATGAAGGAGAGATCAACGAGTATCGTGCAGAAATGGCACTTCGCCGTTCTTTAACTCGTCTATCTTTAGCTGAAAAGTATAGTAAATAAATAAAAGAGGACTCATCAATTGGTGAGTCCTCTTTTATTATTAATTAGACTCTTTGCTCTTTCTTAATAAAATACTATCTGCTATAATGAGATAGAAAAATGGACTTAAGAGAGGTGTGTAGGATGCACTATCGTTTGGATCGAAAGTATATGATAAGACTAATTCGAATTTTGGTTGCTTTTATCTGTTTTGTTATGATTTTGGTAATCTTTGATGAGAGTGATTCTTCTATGATCGGATTAGAAAAGAATAAAGAGCGAGCATTAGTGAAAAAGAAAGTGAAGAAGAAACAATCGTTTAAGGTATTGGAACAAAACCCTGACGTTATTGGAATGATACATATTCCGGGAAGTGAAGTCTATCCCGTCTTATTAGGAAGCGATAATTATTATTATCTAACACATAATGAAAAAAAGGAAAAGACATCTGCAGGATCTATTAGCGCAGATTGTGCGTACCAGGATACTAATATCCGACAACAATTTTTACGTCATACTATTATATATGGACATAATATGAAAGATGGATCTATGTTTCATCAATTAGTATCATATAAGAAGAAAAAATATTTTAAAAAGCACCCTTATATAGAATTTGACAATTTAGTAATGAAGGGAAAGTGGAGAGTATTTTCGGTCTATGTGATTGATGGAAATGAGGAGAGTATTATGAGGAAATTTGATAATGATTCGGAGTTTGCAGAATACTTAACTCGAATCAAAAACCGCTCGAAATATGCAGTGGATATCCAATTGAATCAAGATTCGAAAATACTTACCCTTTGTACCAGTAGTGAAGAGTCTGACAATGCAAAAACAATAATACATGCT carries:
- a CDS encoding ATP synthase epsilon chain, encoding MADNLFQLKIISPDRIFYDGEVAMVEVRTTEGDMGILKDHIPLTAIVAPGVLRIHEEEGIKEAALHDGFIEVLQDRMTILAESIEWPEEIDTNRAEEAKIRAERRLQGNEGEINEYRAEMALRRSLTRLSLAEKYSK
- a CDS encoding ATP synthase beta chain; the protein is MAELNVGKITQIIGAVLDVKFTQGKLPEINEAINITTKSNEKLVVEVAQHLGDDTVRCIAMGPTDGLVRGMEAVATGAPISVPVGEATLGRMFNVLGDPIDNKPAPSGVQHNPIHRKAPAFDEQATSTEILETGIKVVDLLCPYLKGGKIGLFGGAGVGKTVLIQELITNIATEHGGYSVFTGVGERTREGNDLYYEMMESGVLEKTTMVFGQMNEPPGARMRVGLTGLTMAENFRDQGGKDVLLFIDNIFRFTQAGSEVSALLGRMPSAVGYQPTLQTEMGALQERITSTKNGSITSVQAVYVPADDLTDPAPATTFAHLDATTVLSRSIVELGIYPAVDPLESTSRILDPSIVGEEHYKVARGVQEILQRYKELQDIIAILGMDELSEDEKMVVARARKIQRFLSQPFHVAEQFTGIKGKYVPINETIQGFKEILDGKHDEIPESYFLNAGNIDDVLARVK
- a CDS encoding sortase, SrtB family, whose translation is MHYRLDRKYMIRLIRILVAFICFVMILVIFDESDSSMIGLEKNKERALVKKKVKKKQSFKVLEQNPDVIGMIHIPGSEVYPVLLGSDNYYYLTHNEKKEKTSAGSISADCAYQDTNIRQQFLRHTIIYGHNMKDGSMFHQLVSYKKKKYFKKHPYIEFDNLVMKGKWRVFSVYVIDGNEESIMRKFDNDSEFAEYLTRIKNRSKYAVDIQLNQDSKILTLCTSSEESDNAKTIIHAVLVK